The following coding sequences are from one Helicoverpa zea isolate HzStark_Cry1AcR chromosome 4, ilHelZeax1.1, whole genome shotgun sequence window:
- the LOC124629605 gene encoding E3 ubiquitin-protein ligase Ufd4 isoform X5, translating to MAEVDPETLLEWLLTGQGDERDMQLIALEQLCMLLLMSDNVDRCFESCPPRTFLPALCKIFLDECAPDNVLEVTARAITYYLDVSAECTRRIVAIEGAVKAICSRLLTVDPNNRTSKDLAEQCIKVLELVCTREAGAVWEGGGLPAVLHFITHHGTSVHKDTLHSAMAVVSRVCGKMEPGDARVGDAVSSLSALLRHNDARVADAALRCFASLADRFARAHADPAPLAEHGLIEELVRRLGSAESGDDKCSAPAVSTTVSLLSTLCRGSAQITHDLVRLELCSAVEAAVQADERWCLECMRLVDLLLVLLCEGRHAIQNGSTRNGSSTSGSSGSGGASGEGSSASGSGARGDKSHRQLIDCIRGKDTDALLAAVSSGAVDVNFTDDVGQTLLNWASAFGTREMVEFLCEKGADVNRGQRSSSLHYAACFGRPAIAKVLLRYGANADLRDEDGKTPLDKARERHDQGHREVAAILQCPGEWLVVGSHDSPSPTNDDDFPETGDKEMAAIYLERLVPVFCARYLGAGGAGVRRACLSLVRKMVHYAPARLLRALSRRRDPPAAALLTQLVAAVLDNADDDDGHLIVLGIAEELMVKASDIYLEQFARLGVFSKVEGLAAAPAAFMSSDNDTSSTPGCSEDASCLSSGVGYSWAEWSLCRGRDALYVWSDAAALELSTGSNGWFRFLLDGKLATMYSSGSPEHQTDNTENRGEFIDKLQRARASVKNSVPQPILSKPGTSKLIIGNWALSCKKEKELQIHNTDGQQQTTILREDLPGFIFESNRGTKHSFTAETFLGPELASGWTDRRTVTPHNAVNASRSRLAAKAEALKAQVCERARALYSRHLANAATRQPRPPVARLRALLATMQRLATQPTDDWQRELNESLDQLTELLCGDELLSAYELQSSGLAPSLLQVLSPQANDAPGQAAARARLVRAWVSRRGGAAGGVLARRLVAVLESVERLPVLAPHGDAPPPAAGTLHHLTKRIRLRVERANDETTEDSTSNNGNNAGRNLKVEALTTVRQLERFLAKSVARQWYDMDRATFNFVQKIKAEAPITFTYEHDFDENGIIYFIGSNGGTCEWVNPGAHGLVSVWSSDGRQLPYGRAEDVLSRSPEPLNVHTNDDRRAFIALDLGLQVVPSAYTLRHARGYGRSALRNWLFQMSADGVTWSTLLSHSDEQTLQEPGSTATWRIRADAPYRYLRIQQNGKNASGQSHYLSLSGLEIYGKVVSVNEVGPRQCGGGGAAVGAGGGARARRWSRGARGVCAGARVLRGPDWKWRDQDGPHPALGTVTSDLHNGWVDVRWDHGGRNSYRMGAEGKFDLKVVSGGATGGDNKQGRKSHSTPSLPDATGADHQVSVASTEQASSADNISSEEMASNMSRPRTHATDLSAINNSTHHINTDLATIVESLTLGAESNNCMSDLGNTSFTNMEMGPTSITDITKPYPAKEPVPETNTQECEDNDAADGQYGDHKKDSQSGGSGAMSASEPDLTQQGAARLLESLGVGRGAGAGRGNNPQRAPRTNHSTSLFPSLVRLALSSNFPGGLLSAAQSYPSLVPNAQNALTLSLTSTSSESEQWLQVSLEDFLESCRAPALLTELEDDDEGEDALDSDKENEPTYQEVVSRNLLSLMEEEALEAVRGNSGQGSRQRKPWDDDFVLKRQFSALIPAFDPRPGRTNLNQTVDLEIPLNESSDGEESSSTETGGTSAGAGAGGGRLPALRLVLSAGGASVALERPAWTLYRAVLALTARLPLLDTHRDLTYTLTYKEIEGMETFASSSDSEDDEPCDPERGIAGAEGAEGAMATCCVRVLRRLRSAAPSLPAEAFVSTKLTNKLHQQLQEPLTLAAAATPLWCQQLNDWCPFLFPLETRQMFFACTAFGTSRTIVWLQAQRDRALDRQRSGNTVSPRRAELEATEFRMGRLRHERVRIPRQPDLLRSAMQVMRVHAGRKSVLEVEFAGEEGTGLGPTLEFYALVAAELQRADLAMWLSDAPAAAPDDSAPHHLVLPDEKPPGYYVTRAGGLFPAPLPQDSPICDTVCKYFWFLGVFLAKVLQDGRLVDLPISEPFLRIMCGEELTNDCLEEIDPIRHRFLQSVVAAAEQYDSIMRDPTLDEDERSAQVAALTVEGATFEQLALTMTHVAAHADPAVAVQPLCDNGENIEVGGHNARAYAESSARWMVRGGVRRQTAAFRRGFGAVFPPRRLRAFCAAELRLLLCGERGPVWTRDHLLQYTEPKLGYTRDSPGFLRLVDVLVEMSLRERKAFLQFATGCSSLPPGGLANLHPRLTVVRKVDAGDGSYPSVNTCVHYLKLPEYSCKEVLRERLLAATNERGFHLN from the exons ATGGCGGAAGTGGATCCAGAAACATTATTAGAATGGCTGCTGACTGGGCAGGGTGATGAGCGTGACATGCAGCTCATTGCTCTTGAACAACTGTGCATGTTGCTGCTCATGTCTGACAATGTTGATAGATGCTTTGAAAG cTGTCCTCCAAGAACATTTCTTCCAGCATTGTGTAAAATATTCTTAGATGAATGTGCACCAGACAATGTGTTGGAAGTGACAGCCAGAGCTATTACTTACTATTTGGATGTGTCTG CTGAATGTACAAGACGGATAGTGGCTATTGAAGGAGCAGTGAAGGCCATTTGTAGCAGACTGCTCACAGTTGATCCTAACAATCGCACCAGCAAGGACCTTGCTGAGCAGTGCATTAAA GTATTGGAATTGGTGTGCACCAGAGAAGCAGGTGCCGTGTGGGAAGGTGGTGGCCTCCCTGCTGTTTTACATTTCATTACACATCATGGTACATCTGTGCACAAGGATACACTTCACTCAGCCATGGCAGTTGTTTCAAG GGTTTGTGGCAAAATGGAGCCGGGTGATGCACGCGTGGGCGATGCGGTGTCGTCACTGTCGGCGCTGCTGCGTCACAATGACGCCCGAGTGGCCGACGCTGCTCTGCGCTGCTTTGCCTCTCTAGCTGATCGGTTTGCTCGCGCGCATGCTGACCCAGCCCCTCTTGCTGAGCATG GTTTGATTGAGGAACTAGTTCGCCGATTGGGAAGTGCTGAAAGTGGTGATGATAAGTGTTCAGCTCCTGCAGTATCCACCACAGTCAGTCTGCTCTCCACACTATGCCGAGGTTCTGCACAGATCACACAT GACCTCGTCCGCCTGGAGTTGTGCTCAGCTGTGGAGGCAGCTGTGCAGGCCGATGAGCGCTGGTGTCTCGAATGTATGCGTCTCGTTGATCTGTTGCTTGTGCTCTTGTGTGAAGGACGGCACGCCATACAAAA TGGTTCAACTCGAAACGGGAGTTCGACATCTGGGTCGAGCGGCTCTGGCGGCGCGAGCGGCGAGGGCTCGTCGGCGAGCGGCAGCGGCGCCCGCGGCGACAAGTCGCACCGGCAGCTCATCGACTGCATCCGCGGCAAGGACACGGACGCGCTGCTCGCCGCCGTCTCCAGCGGCGCCGTCGACGTCAACTTCACTGACGACGTCGGACAAACATTGCTCAACTGGGCCTCGGCTTTCGGTACCAGGGAAATGGTCGAGTTCCTGTGTGAAAAAG GTGCTGATGTAAACCGTGGTCAACGTAGTTCATCTCTGCACTACGCGGCGTGCTTCGGTCGCCCCGCTATCGCCAAGGTGCTCCTTCGCTACGGGGCTAATGCGGATTTGCGAGATGAGGACGGCAAGACACCACTTGATAAGGCTCGCGAAAGACACGATCAAG GTCACAGGGAAGTGGCAGCTATTCTTCAGTGCCCTGGCGAGTGGTTGGTTGTCGGTAGTCACGACTCACCATCACCTaccaatgatgatgattttccTGAAACTGGAGACAAGGAAATGGCAGCAATTTACCTAGA ACGGCTGGTGCCGGTGTTCTGCGCGCGCTACctgggcgcgggcggcgcgggcgtgcGGCGCGCGTGCCTGTCGCTGGTGCGCAAGATGGTGCACTACGCGCCCGCCCGCCTGCTGCGCGCGCTGTCCCGCCGCCGCGacccgcccgccgccgcgctgctCACGCAGCTCGtcgccgccgtgctcgacaACGCC GACGACGACGACGGTCACCTCATAGTGCTGGGTATCGCAGAAGAGCTCATGGTGAAGGCATCCGACATATACCTGGAGCAGTTCGCGCGTCTCGGCGTCTTCAGCAAGGTGGAGGGGCTGGCCGCTGCGCCGGCTGCTTTCATGTCTTCTGATAATGACACTTCTAGTACTCCGG GTTGCAGTGAAGACGCGTCGTGCCTGTCAAGCGGCGTGGGCTACTCGTGGGCGGAGTGGTCGCTGTGCCGCGGCCGCGACGCGCTCTACGTGTGGAGTGACGCGGCCGCGCTCGAGCTCAGCACCGGCAGTAATGGCTGGTTCCGCTTCCTGCTCGACGGCAAACTGGCCACTATGTACTCCAGCGGCAGCCCTGAACATCAGACTGATAATACTG AAAACCGTGGTGAATTTATCGACAAACTGCAAAGAGCTCGAGCCTCAGTAAAGAATTCGGTCCCACAACCGATTCTTTCGAAGCCAGGGACGTCTAAATTGATTATTGGTAACTGGGCTCTTTCCTGCAAAAA AGAAAAAGAATTACAAATCCACAACACAGATGGTCAGCAACAGACTACAATACTCAGAGAAGACTTGcctggttttatttttgaatcgaACAGGGGAACCAAACACTCATTTACTGCTGAAACCTTTTTAG GTCCCGAGTTGGCAAGCGGCTGGACAGACCGCAGGACTGTGACACCTCATAATGCAGTAAATGCAAGTCGATCACGATTGGCAGCTAAAGCAGAAGCATTGAAAGCACAG GTGTGCGAGCGAGCCCGCGCGCTGTACTCGCGGCACCTGGCCAACGCCGCCACGCGCCAGCCGCGCCCGCCCGTCGCCCGGCTGCGGGCCCTGCTCGCCACCATGCAGCGCCTCGCCACGCAGCCCACAG ACGACTGGCAGCGCGAGCTGAATGAGTCCCTCGATCAACTGACTGAGCTGTTGTGTGGAGACGAACTGCTCTCAGCGTACGAATTGCAGTCCAGTGGTCTAGCGCCTTCCTTGCTGCAAGTGCTTTCACCACAAGCGAACG ACGCGCCGGGTcaggcggcggcgcgcgcgcggctGGTGCGCGCGTGGGTgtcgcggcgcggcggcgcggcgggcggcgtgCTGGCGCGGCGCCTGGTGGCCGTGCTGGAGAGCGTGGAGCGCCTGCCCGTGCTGGCGCCGCACGGcgacgcgccgccgcccgcggcCGGCACGCTGCACCACCTCACCAAGCGCATCAG GTTGCGTGTCGAGCGTGCAAACGATGAAACTACCGAGGACTCAACGTCGAACAACGGCAACAACGCCGGCCGCAATCTGAAAGTAGAGGCGTTGACGACTGTACGACAGCTAGAGAGGTTCCTCGCCAAGTCGGTCGCCCGCCAGTGGTACGATATGGACCGCGCCACATTTAACTTCGTACAGAAGATCAAAGCCGAGGCGCCCATTACATTTACATACGAA caTGATTTCGACGAGAATGGAATCATTTACTTTATTGGCAGCAATGGAGGCACATGCGAATGGGTAAATCCCGGTGCCCACGGTCTGGTCAGTGTTTGGTCGTCTGACGGCAGACAGTTGCCGTACGGTCGCGCCGAGGATGTGCTCTCGAGGTCCCCGGAGCCTCTAAATGTACACACGAACGATGATAGACGAGCGTTCATAGCGTTAGATTTGGGTTTACAAGTAGTGCCTTCAGCGTACACTTTACGTCACGCTCGCGGCTATGGGCGTTCAGCGCTCAGAAATTGGCTATTTCAA ATGTCAGCTGACGGCGTGACATGGAGCACGCTGTTGTCGCACAGCGACGAACAAACGTTACAGGAGCCGGGCAGTACGGCCACGTGGCGGATCCGCGCCGACGCGCCGTATCGATACCTCAGGATACAGCAGAACGGAAAGAATGCCAGCGGACAGAGCCATTATCTGTCACTCTCCGGCCTTGAGATTTATGGCAAA GTGGTGAGCGTGAACGAGGTGGGTCCGCGTcagtgcggcggcggcggcgcggcggtggGGGCTGGGggcggggcgcgggcgcggcgctggTCGCGCGGGGCCCGCGGGGTCTGCGCGGGCGCGCGGGTGCTGCGCGGCCCCGACTGGAAGTGGCGCGACCAGGACGGCCCGCATCCCGCGCTCGGCACCGTCACCTCTGACCTGCACAATGGATGGGTCGATGTCAG GTGGGACCATGGAGGACGCAACTCCTACCGAATGGGTGCGGAGGGCAAATTCGACCTAAAGGTGGTGAGCGGTGGCGCCACCGGCGGCGATAACAAACAAGGCCGCAAGAGCCACTCCACTCCCAGCCTGCCTGATGCTACGGGCGCCGACCATCAG GTATCAGTAGCATCGACCGAGCAAGCGTCGTCGGCGGACAACATATCGAGCGAGGAGATGGCGAGCAACATGTCGCGGCCCCGCACCCACGCGACTGACCTCTCTGCTATCAACAATTCTACGCACCATATTAATACAG ATCTAGCAACAATTGTAGAATCGCTGACACTTGGAGCGGAGAGCAATAATTGCATGTCCGATTTGGGCAACACATCCTTCACAAATATGGAAATGGGCCCCACAAGTATTACCGACATCACCAAACCCTACCCAGCCAAAGAACCGGTACCAGAAACTAATACTCAAGAG TGTGAGGACAACGACGCTGCCGATGGTCAGTATGGTGACCACAAGAAAGACAGTCAGTCCGGTGGCTCAGGCGCAATGAGCGCTAGCGAACCAGATTTAACTCAACAG GGTGCCGCAAGGCTGTTGGAATCTCTAGGAGTGGGTCGCGGCGCGGGTGCCGGTCGCGGCAACAACCCACAGCGTGCTCCTCGGACTAACCACTCCACTAGCCTATTCCCAAG TTTGGTGCGCCTCGCTCTCTCAAGCAACTTCCCTGGAGGACTACTCTCAGCTGCTCAAAGCTACCCGTCGCTGGTTCCAAACGCACAAAATGCTCTGACCCTGTCTCTCACGTCCACGTCGAGTGAAAGTGAAcag TGGCTGCAGGTGTCGTTAGAAGACTTCCTGGAGTCGTGTCGCGCTCCCGCCTTGCTGACGGAGCTGGAGGACGACGATGAAGGCGAAGACGCGCTCGATAGTGATAAGGAAAACGAACCCACATATCAAGAGGTA GTCTCACGGAATCTGCTGTCATTGATGGAAGAAGAAGCTTTGGAAGCGGTTCGAGGTAACAGTGGCCAGGGTAGCCGCCAGCGTAAACCATGGGACGATGATTTCGTTTTAAAACGACAGTTCTCAGCGCTCATACCGGCGTTCGACCCTCGACCTGGAAGAACTAATCTGAACCAAACTGTTG ATCTGGAAATCCCTCTGAACGAGTCATCGgacggtgaggagagcagcagcACGGAGACGGGCGGCACGAGCGCGGgtgcgggcgcgggcggcgggcggcTGCCGGCGCTGCGGCTGGTGCtgagcgcgggcggcgcgtcggTGGCGCTGGAGCGGCCGGCCTGGACGCTGTACCGCGCCGTACTGGCGCTGACTGCTCGGCTGCCGCTGCTCGACACGCACCGCGACCTCACATACAC ATTAACATACAAGGAAATTGAGGGCATGGAAACATTCGCCTCTTCCAGCGACAGCGAGGATGACGAACCGTGCGATCCGG AGCGCGGAATCGCGGGTGCAGAGGGTGCGGAAGGCGCGATGGCGACGTGCTGCGTGCGCGTGCTGCGGCGCCTGCGCAGTGCCGCGCCCTCGCTGCCGGCCGAGGCCTTCGTGTCTACCAAGCTTACTAACAAACTGCACCAGCAGCTGCAAGAACCTCTCACTCTTGCCGCCGCTGCCACGCCGCTGTG GTGCCAGCAGTTGAACGATTGGTGTCCGTTCCTGTTCCCTCTAGAGACACGCCAAATGTTCTTCGCGTGCACTGCCTTTGGAACGTCTCGCACTATCGTCTGGTTGCAGGCTCAGCGGGATCGCGCTCTCGATAGACAAAG ATCTGGTAACACGGTGTCTCCGCGCCGTGCTGAGCTCGAAGCGACAGAGTTCCGCATGGGTCGCCTGCGGCACGAGCGAGTGCGGATACCGCGCCAGCCGGACCTGCTGCGCTCTGCTATGCAG GTGATGCGCGTGCACGCGGGCCGCAAGTCGGTGCTGGAGGTGGAGTTCGCGGGCGAGGAGGGCACGGGGCTGGGCCCCACGCTGGAGTTCTACGCGCTCGTGGCGGCCGAGCTGCAGCGCGCCGACCTCGCCATGTGGCTCAGCgacgcgcccgccgccgcgcccgacgACTCCGCGCCGCACCACCTCGTGCTGCCCGACG AGAAACCGCCGGGATACTACGTGACCCGTGCAGGCGGTCTGTTCCCAGCGCCGCTCCCTCAAGACTCCCCCATCTGTGATACAGTTTGCAAATATTTCTGGTTCTTAGGAGTATTTTTAGctaag GTTCTGCAGGACGGGCGGCTCGTCGATTTACCGATCTCAGAGCCCTTCCTGCGTATTATGTGCGGCGAGGAATTGACCAATGACTGTTTAGAGGAGATTGATCCAATCAGGCATCG GTTCCTGCAGAGCGTGGTAGCGGCTGCAGAGCAGTACGACAGCATCATGCGCGACCCCACCCTGGACGAAGACGAGCGCAGTGCTCAAGTCGCCGCGCTCACCGTGGAGGGCGCCACCTTCGAGCAGCTCGCGCTCACCATGACGCACGTGGCGGCCCACGCCGACCCCGCCGTCGCCGTGCAGCCGCTCTGCGACAACGGCGAGAACATCGAG GTGGGAGGACACAACGCGCGCGCGTACGCGGAGAGCAGCGCGCGCTGGATGGTGCGCGGCGGCGTGCGGCGCCAGACCGCCGCCTTCCGCCGCGGCTTCGGCGCCGTGTtcccgccgcgccgcctgcgcgccttCTGCGCCGCCGAGCTGCGCCTGCTGCTGTGCGGCGAGCGCGGGCCCGTGTGGACGCGCGACCACCTGCTGCAGTACACCGAGCCCAAGCTCGGCTACACGCGCGACAG